A single region of the Rhizobium sp. NLR16a genome encodes:
- a CDS encoding alpha/beta hydrolase has translation MERQDDELIHFEAQGAAPLPPASVEGHVGRAGARIWYASYGTGPAVILLHGGLGHSGNWGYQVPALLASGRRVVLIDSRGHGRSTRDTRPYSYELMAADVLAVMDELRLETAAFVGWSDGACVALILAMTAPSRVEGVFFFACNMDPSGTLEFVPTPVIDRCFSRHAKDYAALSATPDDFNSFVEAVSLMMRTEPNYGAEDLGRIGVPVAIVLGQNDEFIKAEHAEYLAASIPDAQMIYLPGVSHFAPLQRPAEFNAAILSFLDGIR, from the coding sequence ATGGAACGACAGGACGACGAACTCATCCATTTCGAAGCGCAGGGGGCCGCGCCGTTGCCGCCGGCTTCTGTCGAAGGCCATGTCGGGCGCGCCGGCGCCCGCATCTGGTATGCGAGCTACGGCACAGGCCCTGCCGTCATTCTGCTGCATGGCGGCCTAGGCCATAGCGGCAACTGGGGCTACCAGGTCCCGGCGCTGCTCGCCAGCGGCCGCCGCGTCGTGCTGATCGACAGCCGCGGCCATGGTCGAAGCACTCGCGATACCCGCCCCTACAGCTATGAGCTGATGGCCGCTGACGTGCTTGCGGTGATGGACGAACTGCGGCTGGAGACGGCGGCATTCGTCGGCTGGAGCGACGGCGCCTGCGTCGCGCTGATCCTCGCCATGACGGCGCCGTCGCGTGTCGAGGGCGTCTTTTTCTTCGCCTGCAACATGGATCCGAGCGGCACGCTGGAATTCGTTCCGACTCCGGTCATCGACCGATGCTTCAGCCGCCACGCCAAGGACTATGCGGCATTGTCCGCCACGCCGGACGATTTCAATTCCTTCGTCGAGGCGGTCAGCCTGATGATGCGCACCGAGCCGAATTATGGGGCGGAGGACCTCGGCCGCATCGGCGTTCCGGTCGCGATCGTGCTCGGTCAAAATGACGAATTCATAAAAGCCGAGCATGCCGAATATCTTGCCGCAAGCATTCCGGACGCTCAGATGATCTACCTGCCCGGCGTCAGCCATTTCGCGCCGCTGCAGCGGCCGGCGGAGTTCAACGCCGCGATTTTATCCTTTCTCGACGGGATCAGATGA
- a CDS encoding glycerophosphodiester phosphodiesterase family protein produces the protein MGRKLFHCAAAIALAAAGIYLNNTSLIAEHRPGKPVLLAHRGIAQRFDETDLKNDTCTASRMLPPKHDYLENTIPSIQAGFAAGADIVEIDVHPTTDGEFAVFHDWMLDCRTDGHGVTREHSMAEMRRLDIGYGYTADGGRSFPFRGRGIGMMPTLAQVLSTFPDRRFLINIKSRDPSEAEKLAAVLNGLTAARRAGIIVYGGDEPIDVLGRLAPDIRTASRKSLKGCLFGYIGYGWTGLLPDACKHRMMLVPINIAPWLWGWPDRFLNRMDDAGTEVFVLGPYRGGDFSTGIDDAAQLARLPHNYAAGLWTNEIEAIGKLME, from the coding sequence ATGGGCAGGAAGCTTTTCCATTGCGCGGCGGCCATCGCGCTCGCAGCCGCCGGCATCTATCTCAACAATACCAGCCTCATTGCCGAGCATCGGCCGGGAAAGCCGGTGCTGCTCGCCCATCGCGGCATCGCCCAGCGGTTCGACGAGACCGATCTGAAGAACGACACCTGCACGGCAAGCCGCATGCTGCCGCCGAAACACGACTATCTGGAAAACACCATCCCCTCGATTCAGGCGGGCTTCGCAGCCGGGGCCGATATCGTCGAGATCGACGTGCATCCGACGACGGACGGCGAATTCGCCGTCTTTCACGACTGGATGCTCGACTGCCGCACCGATGGGCACGGCGTGACGCGCGAGCATTCGATGGCGGAGATGAGGAGGCTCGACATCGGCTACGGCTATACGGCCGATGGCGGCAGGAGCTTTCCTTTTCGCGGCCGGGGTATCGGCATGATGCCGACGCTGGCGCAAGTGCTTTCGACCTTTCCGGATCGGCGCTTCCTCATCAACATCAAAAGCCGCGATCCGTCCGAGGCGGAAAAGCTCGCAGCCGTGCTGAACGGACTAACGGCCGCTCGGCGGGCCGGCATCATCGTCTATGGCGGCGATGAGCCGATCGACGTGCTCGGCCGGCTCGCGCCAGATATCAGAACTGCATCGCGCAAGAGCCTGAAAGGCTGCCTTTTCGGCTATATCGGCTATGGCTGGACCGGCCTCCTGCCTGATGCCTGCAAACATCGGATGATGCTGGTGCCGATCAACATCGCGCCCTGGCTCTGGGGCTGGCCGGACCGCTTTCTCAACCGGATGGACGATGCCGGCACTGAGGTTTTCGTGCTCGGGCCCTATCGCGGCGGCGATTTTTCCACCGGCATCGACGATGCCGCGCAACTGGCGCGGCTGCCGCATAACTATGCGGCAGGCCTATGGACGAATGAGATCGAGGCAATCGGCAAGCTGATGGAATGA
- a CDS encoding PAS domain-containing methyl-accepting chemotaxis protein, with protein sequence MKTIGFGFGSDAKAVLAAMSRSQAIIEFDLTGKILTANANFCAALGYQLSEIVGQHHRMFVEPAEASSAGYREFWAKLGRGEFDQRQYKRIGKGGKEIWIEASYNPVFSGGKPYKVVKFATDITRQKLQSAEDAGKISALSRAQAVIEFTPKGEILTANENFLSALGYQLAEIQGRHHSMFCDSAYVNSDDYRRFWARLSGGEFVADEFLRIGKGGRKVYIQASYNPIFDMNGKVFKVVKFATDVTARVNNVDQLAASLMALSGGDLTQEVATPFIPTLEKLRTDFNAAVGKLRAAMQAVAENATGIAAGAQQVRSASDDLSKRTEQQAASVEETAAALEEITTTVSDSSNRAQEAGQLVRRTRENAERSGAVVRSAVDAMGKIETSSAEIGNIIGVIDEIAFQTNLLALNAGVEAARAGDAGKGFAVVAQEVRELAQRSAKAAKEIKELISASNEHVKSGVTLVGETGRALEEIVAQVQQVNGNVLAIVESSKEQATGLKEINTAVNTMDQGTQQNAAMVEESTAAAHSLAKEADALFQLLAQFNIGGPAARQHRPAVATAASRPVASAPRAMAAKVSAAFRGNAAVAGGDWEEF encoded by the coding sequence ATGAAGACAATAGGATTCGGCTTCGGTTCGGATGCCAAGGCCGTACTGGCGGCGATGAGCAGGTCGCAGGCCATCATCGAATTCGACCTTACCGGCAAGATTCTCACGGCCAATGCCAATTTCTGTGCTGCCCTCGGTTATCAACTGTCTGAGATTGTTGGCCAGCATCACCGGATGTTCGTCGAACCCGCGGAAGCCTCGTCGGCCGGCTATCGCGAATTCTGGGCGAAGCTCGGCAGAGGCGAGTTCGACCAGCGCCAATACAAGCGGATCGGCAAGGGCGGCAAGGAAATCTGGATCGAAGCCTCCTATAATCCGGTCTTCAGTGGCGGCAAGCCCTACAAAGTGGTGAAATTCGCGACCGATATCACCAGGCAGAAGCTGCAAAGCGCCGAGGATGCCGGCAAGATAAGCGCGCTGTCGCGCGCCCAGGCGGTGATCGAATTCACGCCGAAGGGCGAGATCTTGACGGCCAACGAGAATTTCCTGTCGGCGCTCGGTTATCAGCTTGCCGAGATCCAGGGGCGCCATCATTCGATGTTTTGCGACAGCGCTTACGTCAACAGTGACGATTACCGGCGGTTCTGGGCGCGCCTGTCAGGTGGCGAATTCGTGGCGGATGAGTTTCTGCGCATCGGCAAGGGCGGCAGAAAGGTCTATATCCAGGCGTCCTACAACCCGATCTTCGACATGAACGGTAAGGTGTTCAAGGTCGTCAAGTTCGCGACCGACGTCACTGCCCGCGTCAATAATGTCGATCAGTTGGCGGCATCCTTGATGGCGCTCTCCGGCGGCGATTTAACCCAGGAAGTCGCAACCCCGTTCATTCCGACCCTGGAAAAACTCCGAACCGACTTCAATGCCGCTGTCGGCAAGCTGCGCGCAGCGATGCAGGCCGTGGCCGAAAACGCAACCGGCATCGCCGCCGGAGCTCAGCAAGTTCGCTCCGCCTCGGACGATTTGTCGAAGCGCACGGAACAGCAGGCGGCCTCCGTCGAGGAAACCGCCGCCGCCCTGGAAGAGATCACCACAACGGTCTCCGATTCCAGCAACCGCGCTCAGGAGGCCGGCCAACTGGTGAGAAGGACGCGCGAGAATGCCGAGCGTTCCGGCGCGGTGGTCCGCAGCGCCGTCGATGCGATGGGCAAGATCGAGACATCATCGGCGGAGATCGGCAATATCATCGGCGTAATCGACGAAATCGCCTTCCAGACCAACCTGTTGGCGCTGAACGCGGGCGTCGAGGCGGCGCGCGCGGGCGATGCCGGCAAGGGTTTTGCGGTGGTCGCGCAGGAAGTTCGCGAGCTTGCTCAGAGATCGGCCAAAGCGGCGAAAGAGATCAAGGAGCTCATCAGCGCCTCCAACGAGCATGTGAAGAGCGGGGTGACCCTGGTCGGCGAAACCGGCAGGGCGCTCGAAGAGATCGTCGCACAGGTTCAGCAGGTCAACGGCAATGTTCTCGCGATCGTCGAAAGTTCCAAGGAGCAGGCGACGGGACTGAAGGAAATCAACACCGCGGTTAACACCATGGACCAAGGCACGCAGCAGAATGCGGCCATGGTCGAGGAATCGACGGCTGCCGCCCACAGCCTCGCCAAGGAGGCGGACGCACTATTTCAACTGCTGGCACAGTTCAACATCGGCGGTCCCGCCGCACGCCAGCACCGCCCCGCCGTGGCGACCGCCGCTTCCAGACCGGTCGCATCGGCGCCGCGGGCAATGGCCGCGAAGGTGAGCGCGGCCTTCCGTGGCAATGCCGCCGTCGCCGGCGGCGATTGGGAGGAGTTCTGA
- a CDS encoding cisplatin damage response ATP-dependent DNA ligase, with amino-acid sequence MKAFADLLDRLVLTPSRNGKLKLLTDYFRDTPDPDRGYGLAAIAGTLEVRNVKPAMLRDLVLERIDEVLFHYSYDYVGDLAETISLVWDNERDIDRSALAQPRLGEVVTRMNGLGRTEVRGYVRDLLDRLDSSGRFAFIKLATGALRIGVSARLAKQALADLGGKDVTEIETLWHGLQPPYETLFQWLAGGGEKPALATPAIFHSVMLANAVEEGDLASLEPADYAAEWKWDGIRVQLSRSGDRRKIYSRSGDDISGAFPDVLDAINFSGVVDGELLVGGTARSNSPTRTFSDLQQRLNRKTVTAKMLDDYPAFIRAYDLLFAGDEDIRGRAYVDRRAHLAEIIERAPHDRFDLSPLVPFSSWEELDALRAAPPDPVIEGVMIKRRDSIYQAGRMKGPWFKWKRNPYNVDAVLMYAQRGHGKRSSYYSDFTFGVWADDEDGEQLVPVGKAYFGFTDAELELLDKFVRNNTTERFGPVRAVRADRDFGFVVEVAFEGINRSTRHKSGVAMRFPRIARLRPDKPSYEADRLRTLIAMIDAKPG; translated from the coding sequence ATGAAAGCCTTCGCCGACCTCCTCGATCGCCTGGTTCTGACCCCCAGCCGTAACGGCAAACTGAAGCTGCTGACCGATTATTTCCGCGACACCCCCGATCCGGACCGCGGCTACGGCCTTGCGGCGATCGCCGGCACGCTGGAGGTGCGCAACGTCAAGCCGGCGATGCTGCGCGACCTGGTGCTGGAGCGCATTGACGAGGTGCTGTTCCATTATTCCTATGATTATGTCGGCGATCTCGCCGAGACCATCTCGCTCGTCTGGGACAATGAGCGGGATATCGACCGCTCGGCCCTGGCTCAGCCGCGCCTGGGTGAGGTCGTCACCCGCATGAACGGCCTCGGCCGCACCGAAGTGCGCGGCTATGTCCGAGATCTGCTTGACCGGCTGGATTCGTCAGGCCGGTTCGCCTTCATCAAGCTTGCGACCGGCGCGCTGCGCATCGGCGTTTCCGCCCGTCTTGCGAAGCAGGCGTTGGCCGATCTCGGCGGCAAGGACGTCACCGAGATCGAGACCCTCTGGCACGGCCTGCAGCCGCCTTACGAGACGCTGTTTCAGTGGTTGGCGGGCGGCGGCGAGAAACCGGCGCTGGCGACACCGGCGATCTTCCATTCCGTCATGCTCGCCAATGCGGTCGAGGAGGGGGACTTGGCGAGTCTCGAGCCGGCCGATTATGCCGCCGAGTGGAAATGGGACGGCATCCGCGTCCAGCTGTCGCGCTCCGGCGACAGGCGCAAGATCTATTCGCGCTCGGGCGACGACATATCGGGCGCCTTTCCGGATGTTCTCGACGCGATCAATTTTTCCGGCGTTGTCGACGGCGAGCTGCTGGTCGGCGGCACTGCCCGCTCCAACAGTCCGACGCGCACCTTCTCCGACCTGCAGCAGCGCCTGAACCGCAAGACGGTGACGGCGAAGATGCTCGACGACTACCCCGCCTTTATCCGTGCCTACGACCTGCTCTTTGCCGGCGACGAGGATATTCGCGGCCGCGCCTATGTCGACCGCCGCGCGCATCTGGCCGAGATTATCGAGCGCGCCCCCCATGACCGGTTCGACCTCTCGCCACTCGTGCCTTTCTCCTCATGGGAGGAGCTCGACGCTCTGCGTGCCGCGCCGCCCGATCCGGTGATCGAGGGCGTGATGATCAAGCGGCGCGACAGCATCTACCAGGCGGGCCGCATGAAGGGCCCCTGGTTCAAGTGGAAGCGCAATCCTTATAATGTCGATGCGGTGCTGATGTATGCGCAGCGCGGCCACGGCAAGCGCTCCAGCTACTATTCCGATTTCACCTTCGGCGTCTGGGCCGATGACGAGGACGGCGAACAGCTTGTGCCCGTGGGAAAGGCCTATTTCGGTTTCACCGATGCCGAGCTCGAGCTGCTCGACAAGTTCGTGCGCAACAACACCACCGAACGTTTCGGCCCGGTACGGGCCGTGCGGGCCGACAGGGATTTCGGCTTCGTCGTCGAGGTGGCCTTCGAAGGCATCAACCGCTCGACGCGGCACAAATCGGGGGTCGCCATGCGCTTCCCCCGCATCGCCCGCCTTCGCCCCGACAAACCCTCCTACGAGGCCGACCGGCTGCGCACGCTGATCGCGATGATCGACGCAAAGCCTGGCTGA
- a CDS encoding ligase-associated DNA damage response exonuclease: MRADALLYPAPEGLYCPEGGFYVDPVRPVERALVTHGHSDHARPGHVNVLATRQTLDIMRLRYGEGFCASEQAVGFNEELLVNGVKVSFHPAGHVLGSAQIAIEKDGTRIVVSGDYKRRPDPTCAPYVPVACDVFITEATFGLPVFHHPDPMDETGKLLASLRQFPERTHLVGAYALGKAQRVIRLLRDAGYAEPIYIHGAMEKLCDYYVGQGVDLGELQPATIESRDKSAFKGAVVIGPSSAFADRWARRFNEPLPAFASGWMMVRQRAKQLGVELPLVISDHCDWPELTETIRELHPAEVWVTHGREEALVRWCQLQGIKAKPLHLVGYEDEAD; the protein is encoded by the coding sequence ATGAGAGCTGATGCGCTGCTTTATCCCGCCCCGGAAGGGCTCTATTGCCCGGAAGGCGGATTCTATGTCGATCCGGTGCGGCCGGTCGAGCGGGCGCTCGTCACCCACGGCCATTCCGATCACGCCCGGCCCGGCCATGTGAACGTGCTTGCCACCCGTCAGACGCTCGACATCATGCGCCTGCGTTATGGCGAGGGCTTCTGTGCCAGTGAGCAGGCAGTCGGTTTTAACGAGGAACTGCTGGTCAACGGCGTCAAGGTGAGCTTTCATCCCGCCGGCCATGTGCTTGGCTCCGCGCAGATCGCTATCGAGAAGGACGGCACGCGCATCGTCGTCTCCGGCGATTACAAGCGCCGCCCCGATCCGACCTGCGCCCCTTATGTGCCGGTCGCCTGCGATGTCTTCATCACCGAGGCGACCTTCGGCCTGCCGGTCTTCCATCATCCCGATCCGATGGATGAGACCGGCAAGCTGCTGGCTTCGCTCCGCCAATTTCCCGAGCGTACCCATCTGGTCGGTGCCTATGCGCTCGGCAAGGCCCAGCGCGTCATCCGGCTGCTGCGCGACGCCGGTTATGCCGAGCCGATCTATATCCACGGCGCCATGGAAAAGCTCTGCGACTATTACGTTGGCCAAGGCGTCGATCTCGGCGAGCTGCAACCCGCCACGATCGAGAGCCGAGACAAGTCCGCCTTCAAGGGCGCCGTCGTCATCGGCCCGTCATCGGCCTTTGCCGACCGCTGGGCGCGCCGCTTTAACGAGCCGCTGCCGGCCTTCGCCTCCGGTTGGATGATGGTGCGTCAGCGCGCCAAACAGCTCGGCGTCGAACTGCCGCTCGTCATCTCCGACCATTGCGACTGGCCGGAACTGACCGAAACCATCCGGGAGCTGCACCCGGCCGAGGTCTGGGTGACGCATGGCCGCGAGGAGGCCCTGGTGCGCTGGTGCCAGTTGCAGGGCATCAAGGCGAAGCCGCTGCATCTGGTGGGCTATGAGGATGAGGCGGATTGA